In Atribacterota bacterium, the genomic window GCAATTTGGGCCTCAGCATGAATGATTTCCTTGCTCAAGATGGTCATAAGGCGAGCAATACAGGCTTTTGCCTGAATCATGCTTTCCTGAGCCAACTTGGGGCCATGAGCTAAACCGCAGACAAAAACGCCTTCTGTGGCAAAATCCACCGGACGAAGTTTCACATGCGCTTCAAGGAAAAATCCATCTTGATTAAGTGGAACCTTGAAAATCTGGGCCAATTCCCGATTTCCAATTTCAGGCTCAATACCAGTGCTAAGGATAAGCCAGTTTGCTGGTAAATTTATTTCTTCATCCAGAATAGTTGTTCGCACCCGCACCAAGAGTTGATTATCCTCACGGAAAACCACCGGATTATCACCATCCGCAAAGGGGATAAAAACCACACCCATTTGGCGAGCTTCCCGGTAGTACCGTTCGTAAAGACCATAACTGCGAATATCGCGATAGAGGATATACACTTCCATTTCGGGATAGAGTTTTTTAATTCTTAATGCGTTTTTAATGGCTGTAAGACAACAAACCCGGCTACAGTACGGATGCTCCGTGTTTCGAGAACCTACACATTGAAGCATAACCACTTTTCCAGGTTGGGAGAAGCCTTCTTTTCCAAGGATTTTTTCCAGTTCAGTTTGAGTCATCACTCTCGGGTCTTCTCCATATAGGAATTCTTTAGGATGGTACGATATCCCTCCAGTTGCCAAAATCACTCCTCCATGTTTTATGGTTTTTATCTGTCCATCCTCTTCAATCACCGTCTCAAAATTGCCCACAAAACCGCTACTTTCCTTGACCCTGCTTTTGACCATAACGTGAATTCGAGGATGGTTGCTGACTTTTGCTGCGAGTTCGTTTTTAATCTGAACAAGGTTCTGCCCTTCCACAGTGAAGTACTCACGAAATTCCCGTAATCTCCCTCCTAGCTCTTCTTCTTTTTCAATTAAGTACACTTCCAGCCCTTGCTGCGCTGCTTCCCAGGCAGCCACCATGCCTGAGAGTCCACCACCAACAACCAGTACAGATTTCTGAATGGCCAGAGGTACGGAAACCAAAGGCTCAAGAAGAGAAGCTTTGGCAATGGCCATAGCCACAAGATCTTTGGCTTTTTCGGTAGCTTCCTTAGGCCATTCCTGATGTACCCAGGAACACTGATCGCGGATGTTAGCCATCTCAAAAAGATAAGGATTGAGCCCTGCTTCCCGGAGGGTTTCCCGAAAAAGCCCTTCGTGAGTTCGCGGAGAACATGAGGCAACAATGACTCGATTCAAGGCATACTCACGAACTTTTTCCTTAATCCGTTCCTGAGTATCCTGAGAACAAGTGTACAGGTTTTCTTCGGCGTAAACGACACCAGGAAAACTCCGTGCCCACTCTACCAGCACACTTGTATCAATAATGCCAGCAATGTTAATCCCACATCGGCAGATAAAAACTCCAATGCGCACTGGTTCTGTGCTCACATCTCTTTCTATCGGGTACTCTCTTTCCCGCACTTCACTGAAGCGCGCGGAGTGAAGGAAAGAAGCCACTTCACAGGCACAAGCACTGGCCTCCTGAACTGTATCCGGAATATCCTTGGGAGAGGATATGGTACCACAGAGAAATATCCCTTCTTTTGTGGAATGAATGGGAGAGGAAGCGTCGGTATACGGGAGTCCCCAGGGGGCAATGGATAAACCAAGGTTTTCCAGCTTTTCCTGTTCTTCTTGGGAAATGTGCAATCCTACCGAGAGCACCACAAGATCGAAAACCTCTTTCTTCACCAAACCACGTTCATCAACATAGGTCACTTCCAAGTCACCGTTTTCTAACTCACGGACATTCCCAACTTTTCCCTTGATGAACCGAATTCCCTCTTTTTTGGCTCGTTCATAGTAACGTTCAAAGTCTTTTCCGTAAGCTCGGACATCGATAGCAAAAACAGCCACTTCAAGAATCGATTTTTCTTCCCTTTCATCAACTAAAGGCAAGGAGGTTTCACAACCACACAGAGCACAAGCGCTCTCTGCCCTCTTTTCCACCGCTAAGTGTTCTTTGGCCACCAAAGCTTCTTTAATGGCATACATACAACACACCGACGAACAGTAGGAATGGCCCCGCTCCTCATCACGAGAACCAACGCACTGGATAAAGGCAACTTTCTGAGGAACCTTTTTATCCGATGGACGGACGACTTTACCCTGAAAAGGACCTGAAGCATTGAGGATACGTTCGAAATCTAAGCTTGTGACCACATTGGGGTACTTCTTGTACCCCAATTCACGGTACGCTGTAGTCGGGTCGAAAATTTCGCTCCCAGTAGCAAAAACCAGAGCTCCCACCCGAATTTCTTTCGTGTATTCCCTTTCTTCGTGCTGAATGGCCCGGCGCTGGCACGCTTCCACACAGCGCATGCACTCCGAACACTCCCCACAGGAAAGACACCTTCTTGCTTCCTCTTGAGCTTCCTGAATCGTGTACCCTTGAGTCACCTCTAAAAACCCCTTGATCCGTTCATCAATAGCACGTTTTGGAGTTTGCACCCTTGCTATCCTTCGTTCTTTCCAGGGTAGATGCAATGGGGCGGGAATTTTGGATAACACGTCCCCATTTTTCCCCGCAAGATACCGGTCAATGGCAAAAGCAGCCCTTTTCCCATGAGCAATGGCTTCAACCAGAGTTGCTGGACCGAGCACAAAGTCTCCACCGGCGAAAACACCCTTTCGGGAGGTATGAAGATTTTCATCCGTAGCCACAGTTCCCCAGGAAGTCAGTTCAACACCGCTCTCGGGAAGTTCAATCTTTTGACCAATGGCCACGATAAAAAGGTCTGCTTCCACTTCGTACTCCATCCCTGGAATGACCTCTGGTCTCCGACGCCCTGATTCGTCCGGAGCACAAAGCTTCATGACGTGGGTTTCCATCACAAGTTTCCCATCCTTTTCCAAAAACCTTTTGGGGCTGGCGCAAAAATAGAATTCTACCCCTTCTTCCTGAGCCTCTTCAATCTCTTCTTCGCGGGCTGGCATCTCTTCCCGGGAACGCCGGTAGTATATTGCTACTTTTTTGGCTCCCTTCCGCAAGGCACTTCGAGCGCAGTCGATAGCCACATTACCACCGCCTATGACCACTACTGTCTCGGCGTCCGGCACTTCTTCGCCCTTATTCAGCAGCATGAGATAACTTAAACCATCCACAATCCGGGGGTGGTTTTCACCTTCCACTCCTGCTTTCAGCCCTTTCCAGGCACCACAGGCCAGGTATACCGCCTGGAAACCGTTCTGGAACAAATCTTCAATTGTGAAATCTTTTCCCCATCTCTTCTGCAACGCAACCTGAATACCCATGTTTTTAATGGTATTAATCTCTCGTTCCACAATATCCCTTGGCAAGCGATACGCAGGAATCCCCAGCGTCATCATTCCACCTAAGCGATCCTGGGCTTCAAATACGGTGACCTGGTATCCCAGGAGTCGCAAAAAGTATGCACAGCTCAACCCACTGGGGCCACCGCCCACGATGGCAACACGCTTTTGTTGTTCTTCCTGTTTTTTAGGAAGAGCAACAATGTTGTTTTTCACTTCAAAGTCAGCCAAAAATCTCTTCAAATATGGAATTCCCACTGCCTCATCAAGAAGTCCCCTTTGACATTGTTCCATACAGGGATGGTGACAAGCCCGACCACAGATACCAGGAAAGGGATTGTCCATACGCACCACTCGAAGCGCTTCTTCAAAACGTCCTTCTCGGATTAAAGCTACATATCCTTCGGCTTTCTGTTCCAGAGGACAGGCAGCCTGACAGTTTGGTACACCTCTTTTTCTAATTCCAAAGGCACTGGGAAAAGCCTGAGGAAAAGGTCGATAAATGGCTTTACGTTCCGAAAGGTTTCCGTCGAATTCATTTGGTACCTTTATTGGACAAACGACTGCACAATCTCCACACCCGGTGCACTTCGTTACGTCCACAAATCGGCTTTTCTGTCTTATTTTTACGGTGAAATCACCCGGCACACCTTGAATCGACTCAACCTCAGCGTAAGAAAGAACCTCAATATTGAGATGCCTCCCACACTCCACCAGTTTCGGAGAAAGAATACACATGGCGCAGTCATTGGTGGGAAAAGTTTTATCGAGCTTGGCCATCATTCCCCCAATGGAAAAATCTTTTTCCACCAGGTATACCTTAAAGCCAGCATTTGCAAGGTCGAGAGAAGCTTGGATTCCTCCAATACCACCACCAACCACCATTACTGCTCCGCTGAGGTGGTTATCGCTCATCTTCCCTCCCTCCATCTACAAAAGAGAGTTTTTCAATCTCTTTCTGATAAAAACCGAGGTATCTAGGAAAGGAAAAAATGGCATTCTCAAAAAGGTAATCGAGGCAGTCGCGCCGTAGCTTCTGCGTTCTTCGATCCAGGTCTTCGACAATCTCCTTCCACTCTTTGCTCACGTATCCCTCTTCTACGGCGATTTCTCGAAGGACTTTGAGAATGTTGGTGAATTCAACATCTTGGGGACAGTGGGCGGTACAGCGGTAACACCCCACACACATCCACAGGTACTTAGAAGTAAGCACCTTTTCTTTTTCCCCTAAAAGAACCTGATGGATAATGCGCCGGGGGTTAAAATTCGCCTCCACTTCCGCCACCGGACATCCAGCTGTGCACACTCCACAAGAAAAGCATACCAGCAACCCTTCTCCTCCGGTACGCGAAGCAACCCGGTACTTAAACTGTGGATCAATCAACCGTTCTTCTATCATGGTTACTCAACCTCTCTTAAGGGTCGAGGGTATAGGCCACTCCTTTTGACGATCTCCGGTACAATACTTTCCCAGGCAATGGCCATGATATGCACTCCTCGAACTCCTTCTATTCTCTTTAGTTCCTCGATAATTTCCACACAGATTTTAACTCCTTCCTCCTTTGGGTCCTCTGACCTTTTCATCCTCTCCACGAGGTATTGAGGAATTACAAGACCAGGCACTTCTTTTTGCATATAGTGCATAGCCTGGATAGACTTCACTGGTATGACACCGGCAAGAATGAACGCCCTTTCATGAAGCTTCATCTTTCGTACTTCTTCCATGAAGCGGGAGAATGCCTCCACATCAAAAACAGCTTGCGTTTGAATAAATTGGGCTCCCGCCTGGATTTTTTTTGCCAGACGGTACACCCGGAACTCCATGGGATCAGCAAAAGGATTTTCCCCAGCGCCTAGAAAAACTTTGACTTCTCCTTTCAAATTTTCACCATTTTCAAAAATCTTTCTGTCACGCATGTTATGGAAAATACTGAGAAGCTGGACAGAATCGACGTCAAAAACATTCTTTGCCTGAGGATGGTTGCCCATACTCTGGTGGTCACCGGTAAGGCACAAGATGTTCTCAATTCCCAGAGCACAGGCTCCCAAAAAATCACTCTGGAGTGCAATGCGATTACGATCTCGACATACCATCTGCATTACTGGCTCTATTCCGCAATCCTGAGCGATAAGACAACTGGCAAGACTACTTAAGCGCACAATGGCGGTCTGGTTATCGGTGATGTTTACCGCGTCAACATACCCTCGTAACTGCAAGCATTTTTTCTCAATGATACTTCTTTCGGTTCCCTTAGGTGGTCCCACTTCAGCCGTAACAGCAAAGATTCCCCTACCAAGAATTTCTGCTAAAAAGCTCATAATGTCACGTCCTCACGAAGCATCTTTCTCTGACCCCCATACCGAGAGGAAGACCAATTTTTGGGTGGTTGAATCGAGAGAAGCTCTTCCAGCCTACCCTGCATTTTCATACGGTCGTAGATGAGCTGCCAGGCACAATCCCGCTCTGACTTCACCTCACACTTACCACCTTTCGATCCTCCACAGGGACCATTGAGTAAGCTTTTGGCACAGCGAGTCACCGGACAAACATTCCCAAAGTGATGAACGGTACAATCTCCACATCCTGAGCAGCGTTCTTCCCATATTCCCTGGTGGACCGGCGCCCCCATGAAGGTGGTATTGAGACCGGGTAAAACCAACTTATCAGGAAAACATTCGGAGAGAACCTGAGTTCCAATTCCACAGGCCAACGAAAGGAGCACCTCGTACGAAGCAATCTCCTTTTGAAGCACAAGGTTGAATTCCGGTTCGCACTGCCTCTCCGCCACCGAAGCTTGCGCTGTAAATCCTTTCAAACGGAGGATAGCAGCAAGTTCCCTGGCTTCTTTCTCCCCCCCAGACATGCATACCGTAACACAGGTCCCACAAGCTAAAACCAGCACACTCCGAGAAGTTTTTAGGTTATCTACGATTTCGCGAATGGGTTTCCTCTCTCCAACAATCATTTTGATTCTCCCACGGTGTTCAATAAGAGACTTTCAAGGACTCTCTGAATCTCTCCCACCTTTTCGGCTGTGACCAACACACACGCAACTTTCTTATCGATGTCCGCTTCTTTTAGAAGAGTATTCACTCTTTGAGTTTTCCGAAATGCAAAATCACTTCCTCGCTGATTCACACAACTTCCCAAAGGACAGCCCGCCAAAATCAAATACTGATAGCCGTTTTCCAAAACCTTCAACATCATTTCCTCATTAACCACCCCTAAGCAGGGGACAGCCATAACGTCCATTTCATGCTCTGGAAATACCTCAAGAAAGCGGAGGAGCGCCGTAAAACCGCCTTGATTACAACCAATCGATGCAATCCTCATTGTTCTTCACTCCAGGTAGACTTGATAAAGAAAAAATCTTCGGTATACAGGCTATTGATTCCGATAGCTGAGGCAGGACAAAAAGCCATACAGATACCACACAAATGACACTGTTCCCAGTTAATCCGGGCTTTTTTTCTCTTGCTCTCTCCCTCGATACTGACGGCTCTCCAGGGACAGGTTCGAAAACAAGTGAGACAAAGCACACATTTTTCCTCATCGACTGAAGCACATTCGGAAAGAGTAAGCCTTCCCTGGTTCAAGTACTCTTCCACTGCCTGGGCAAGCTGTAGGAAGTTGTCCTGATCACGTCGGGAGAAGACGAATACCCCATCAAGAAACGAAGAAAAAGGTGGTAAATTTGGGTTCTCAAGGTCGCCAAATTCCTCTTCTTCCTTTTCTCCTTTCCACCAGGGTATGGCGGGAAAGGGAAGATATGTTCGTCGAGGCACATAGATCACCCAGTCTGCTCTGATTTTGAGGCTGTATCCATCTCTTTCAGTTTCAAACTCCACCCAAGCTCCTTGCATTTCTAAAGTAGGTTGTAGCTTCACCGCATCCATCCTGACTTTTTCAAATAAAACTCCCTGATTTCGAGCCTCGCGATACTCTTGCTCTAAGGAAGCACCAGCCACTACGATTTCCTGGGCCAAAACGAAAACTTGTGCTCGTTCCCTCTCGGCCAGGCGCCGAGAAAGCCCAAAGACTTCTTTCCAATCCTCCAACAATGAGGAACTATCTGGAGGCACAATGAAAACAAGGGTTTTATTTCGCATCGTCTTTCGAGTCATACCATTCTTAAATTGGTTAAGGGGAAGTATTCGTCTTGTTTCTTCGACCTCAGGAGGAATAAAAAGCGGTGGTTTTTCATCCCATTCAGGAAGAAGAATGATTGCTCCTACTGTTTCCCCTGAAGGGGAATCATAGAGAAGAAAGTTTATTCCCTCTCTTTTTACCAGAAGCGGTTCCTTTCTCACAATGTATGGAATATCCAAGCGGGACAGTGCTTCTTCCAGCATCGTCTCTCGACGAGGAGTAACGAGCACTCGTTTTTCGGGCAGAAGCTGAGTAGCCTTAACAGAGGGGGGTTTCTTTTGCCTTTTTATAGCATCCATAAAGAAATGTTCGAATGTTTGTAGAGCCTTGGTGGGGAAAGCATGCTGTATTTCTTCCCAGGGGAAAACCCTGATTTTCAATGGATTTACCTTTCTTTCTAGAGCGAATCTGAGCGTTCGCTCTCTATCCCAGGAAAAACTGTCAGTTAGAATAAAGATTTCCTCAAAAGATTCAGG contains:
- a CDS encoding 4Fe-4S binding protein, with product MKRYDEDFSPESFEEIFILTDSFSWDRERTLRFALERKVNPLKIRVFPWEEIQHAFPTKALQTFEHFFMDAIKRQKKPPSVKATQLLPEKRVLVTPRRETMLEEALSRLDIPYIVRKEPLLVKREGINFLLYDSPSGETVGAIILLPEWDEKPPLFIPPEVEETRRILPLNQFKNGMTRKTMRNKTLVFIVPPDSSSLLEDWKEVFGLSRRLAERERAQVFVLAQEIVVAGASLEQEYREARNQGVLFEKVRMDAVKLQPTLEMQGAWVEFETERDGYSLKIRADWVIYVPRRTYLPFPAIPWWKGEKEEEEFGDLENPNLPPFSSFLDGVFVFSRRDQDNFLQLAQAVEEYLNQGRLTLSECASVDEEKCVLCLTCFRTCPWRAVSIEGESKRKKARINWEQCHLCGICMAFCPASAIGINSLYTEDFFFIKSTWSEEQ
- a CDS encoding 4Fe-4S dicluster domain-containing protein, which translates into the protein MIEERLIDPQFKYRVASRTGGEGLLVCFSCGVCTAGCPVAEVEANFNPRRIIHQVLLGEKEKVLTSKYLWMCVGCYRCTAHCPQDVEFTNILKVLREIAVEEGYVSKEWKEIVEDLDRRTQKLRRDCLDYLFENAIFSFPRYLGFYQKEIEKLSFVDGGREDER
- a CDS encoding methylenetetrahydrofolate reductase, which translates into the protein MSFLAEILGRGIFAVTAEVGPPKGTERSIIEKKCLQLRGYVDAVNITDNQTAIVRLSSLASCLIAQDCGIEPVMQMVCRDRNRIALQSDFLGACALGIENILCLTGDHQSMGNHPQAKNVFDVDSVQLLSIFHNMRDRKIFENGENLKGEVKVFLGAGENPFADPMEFRVYRLAKKIQAGAQFIQTQAVFDVEAFSRFMEEVRKMKLHERAFILAGVIPVKSIQAMHYMQKEVPGLVIPQYLVERMKRSEDPKEEGVKICVEIIEELKRIEGVRGVHIMAIAWESIVPEIVKRSGLYPRPLREVE
- a CDS encoding FAD-dependent oxidoreductase, with amino-acid sequence MSDNHLSGAVMVVGGGIGGIQASLDLANAGFKVYLVEKDFSIGGMMAKLDKTFPTNDCAMCILSPKLVECGRHLNIEVLSYAEVESIQGVPGDFTVKIRQKSRFVDVTKCTGCGDCAVVCPIKVPNEFDGNLSERKAIYRPFPQAFPSAFGIRKRGVPNCQAACPLEQKAEGYVALIREGRFEEALRVVRMDNPFPGICGRACHHPCMEQCQRGLLDEAVGIPYLKRFLADFEVKNNIVALPKKQEEQQKRVAIVGGGPSGLSCAYFLRLLGYQVTVFEAQDRLGGMMTLGIPAYRLPRDIVEREINTIKNMGIQVALQKRWGKDFTIEDLFQNGFQAVYLACGAWKGLKAGVEGENHPRIVDGLSYLMLLNKGEEVPDAETVVVIGGGNVAIDCARSALRKGAKKVAIYYRRSREEMPAREEEIEEAQEEGVEFYFCASPKRFLEKDGKLVMETHVMKLCAPDESGRRRPEVIPGMEYEVEADLFIVAIGQKIELPESGVELTSWGTVATDENLHTSRKGVFAGGDFVLGPATLVEAIAHGKRAAFAIDRYLAGKNGDVLSKIPAPLHLPWKERRIARVQTPKRAIDERIKGFLEVTQGYTIQEAQEEARRCLSCGECSECMRCVEACQRRAIQHEEREYTKEIRVGALVFATGSEIFDPTTAYRELGYKKYPNVVTSLDFERILNASGPFQGKVVRPSDKKVPQKVAFIQCVGSRDEERGHSYCSSVCCMYAIKEALVAKEHLAVEKRAESACALCGCETSLPLVDEREEKSILEVAVFAIDVRAYGKDFERYYERAKKEGIRFIKGKVGNVRELENGDLEVTYVDERGLVKKEVFDLVVLSVGLHISQEEQEKLENLGLSIAPWGLPYTDASSPIHSTKEGIFLCGTISSPKDIPDTVQEASACACEVASFLHSARFSEVREREYPIERDVSTEPVRIGVFICRCGINIAGIIDTSVLVEWARSFPGVVYAEENLYTCSQDTQERIKEKVREYALNRVIVASCSPRTHEGLFRETLREAGLNPYLFEMANIRDQCSWVHQEWPKEATEKAKDLVAMAIAKASLLEPLVSVPLAIQKSVLVVGGGLSGMVAAWEAAQQGLEVYLIEKEEELGGRLREFREYFTVEGQNLVQIKNELAAKVSNHPRIHVMVKSRVKESSGFVGNFETVIEEDGQIKTIKHGGVILATGGISYHPKEFLYGEDPRVMTQTELEKILGKEGFSQPGKVVMLQCVGSRNTEHPYCSRVCCLTAIKNALRIKKLYPEMEVYILYRDIRSYGLYERYYREARQMGVVFIPFADGDNPVVFREDNQLLVRVRTTILDEEINLPANWLILSTGIEPEIGNRELAQIFKVPLNQDGFFLEAHVKLRPVDFATEGVFVCGLAHGPKLAQESMIQAKACIARLMTILSKEIIHAEAQIARVMERWCTACGDCERVCQYGAVRINFEKNVAEVNPALCKGCGLCSATCKSGAITVQGFAPEQILSEVEYLSW
- a CDS encoding methylenetetrahydrofolate reductase C-terminal domain-containing protein; this encodes MIVGERKPIREIVDNLKTSRSVLVLACGTCVTVCMSGGEKEARELAAILRLKGFTAQASVAERQCEPEFNLVLQKEIASYEVLLSLACGIGTQVLSECFPDKLVLPGLNTTFMGAPVHQGIWEERCSGCGDCTVHHFGNVCPVTRCAKSLLNGPCGGSKGGKCEVKSERDCAWQLIYDRMKMQGRLEELLSIQPPKNWSSSRYGGQRKMLREDVTL
- a CDS encoding hydrogenase iron-sulfur subunit — protein: MRIASIGCNQGGFTALLRFLEVFPEHEMDVMAVPCLGVVNEEMMLKVLENGYQYLILAGCPLGSCVNQRGSDFAFRKTQRVNTLLKEADIDKKVACVLVTAEKVGEIQRVLESLLLNTVGESK